One window of Delphinus delphis chromosome 12, mDelDel1.2, whole genome shotgun sequence genomic DNA carries:
- the DCTN1 gene encoding dynactin subunit 1 isoform X4 — translation MSAEASARPLRVGSRVEVIGKGYRGTVAYVGATLFATGKWVGVILDEAKGKNDGTVQGRKYFTCDEGHGIFVRQSQIQVFEDGADTTSPETPDSSASKVLRREGTDSNAKTSKLRGLKPKKAPTARKTTTRRPKPTRPASTGVAGASSSLGPSGSASAGELSSSEPSTPAQTPLAAPIIPTPALTSPGAAPPLPSPSKEEEGLRAQVRDLEEKLETLRLKRAEDKAKLKELEKHKIQLEQVQEWKSKMQEQQADLQRRLKEARKEAKEALEAKERYMEEMADTADAIEMATLDKEMAEERAESLQQEVEALKERVDELTTDLEILKAEIEEKGSDGAASSYQLKQLEEQNARLKDALVRMRDLSSSEKQEHVKLQKLMEKKNQELEVVRQQRERLQEELSQAESTIDELKEQVDAALGAEEMVEMLTDRNLNLEEKVRELRETVGDLEAMNEMNDELQENARETELELREQLDMAGARVREAQKRVEAAQETVADYQQTIKKYRQLTAHLQDVNRELTNQQEASVERQQQPPPETFDFKIKFAETKAHAKAIEMELRQMEVAQANRHMSLLTAFMPDSFLRPGGDHDCVLVLLLMPRLICKAELIRKQAQEKFELSENCSERPGLRGAVGEQLSFAAGLVYSLSLLQATLHRYEHALSQCSVDMYKKVGSLYPEMSAHERSLDFLIELLHKDQLDETVNVEPLTKAIKYYQHLYSIHLSEQPEDSTIQLADHIKFTQSALDCMSVEVGRLRAFLQGGQEASDIALLLRDLETSCSDIRQFCKKIRRRMPGTDAPGIPAALAFGSQVSDTLLDCRKHLTWVVAVLQEVAAAAAQLIAPLAENEGLPVAALEELAFKAGEQIYGAPSGSPYECLRQSCSILISTMNKLATAMQEGEYDAERPPSKPPPVELRAAALRAEITDAEGLGLKLEDRETVIKELKKSLKIKGEELSEANVRLSLLEKKLDSAAKDADERIEKVQTRLEETQALLRKKEKEFEETMDALQADIDQLEAEKAELKQRLNSQSKRTIEGLRGPPPSGGASGQAPGSVPGPGLVKDSPLLLQQISAMRLHISQLQHENSILKGAQMKASLAALPPLHVAKLSLLPREGPGSDLAAGVLYRKTNQLLETLNQLSAHTHVVDITRTSPAAKSPSAQLLEQVAQLKSLSDTIEKLKDEVLKETVSQRPGATVPTDFATFPSSAFLRAKEEQQDDTVYMGKVTFSCAAGLGQRHRLVLTQEQLHQLHGRLIS, via the exons GCACCGACAGCCCGAAAG ACTACAACCCGGCGGCCCAAG CCCACCCGCCCAGCCAGCACTGGGGTAGCTGGGGCCAGTAGTTCCCTGGGCCCCTCTGGCTCAGCATCAGCAGGTGAGCTGAGCAGCAGTGAGCCCAGCACCCCAGCTCAGACTCCGCTGGCGGCACCCATCATCCCCACGCCAGCCCTCACCTCTCCTGGAGCAGCCCCACCGCTTCCTTCCCCGTCTAAG gaggaggaggggctgagggCCCAAGTGCGGGACCTGGAGGAGAAACTGGAGACCCTGCGACTGAAACGTGCAGAAGACAAGGCAAAGCTAAAAGAGCTGGAGAAACACAAGATTCAGCTGGAGCAGGTGCAAGAATGGAAAAGCAAAATGCAGGAGCAGCAGGCAGACCTGCAGCGGCGCCTCAAGGAGGCTCGGAAG GAAGCCAAGGAGGCCCTAGAGGCAAAGGAACGCTACATGGAGGAGATGGCTGACACTGCTGATGCCATCGAGATGGCCACTCTGGATAAGGAGATGGCCGAAGAGCGGGCTGAGTCCCTACAGCAAGAGGTGGAGGCGCTGAAGGAGCGTGTGGACGAGCTCACCACTGACTTGGAGATCCTCAAGGCTGAGATTGAAGAGAAGG GCTCAGATGGCGCTGCGTCCAGTTATCAGCTCAAGCAGCTTGAGGAGCAGAACGCCCGCCTAAAGGATGCCCTAGTGAG AATGCGGGATCTTTCTTCCTCCGAGAAGCAGGAGCACGTGAAACTCCAGAAGCTCATGGAAAAGAAGAACCAAGAGCTGGAAGTTGTGAGGCAACAGCGGGAGCGTCTGCAGGAGGAGCTGAGCCAGGCAGAGAGCACCATTGATGAGCTCAAGGAGCAG GTGGATGCTGCCCTGGGTGCTGAGGAGATGGTGGAGATGCTGACAGACCGGAACCTGAATCTGGAAGAGAAAGTGCGGGAATTGAGAGAAACCGTGGGGGACTTG GAAGCAATGAATGAAATGAACGATGAGCTGCAGGAGAACGCACGTGAGACAGAACTGGAGCTGCGGGAGCAGCTGGATATGGCGGGTGCACGGGTGCGAGAGGCCCAGAAGCGTGTGGAGGCGGCCCAGGAGACAGTTGCAGACTATCAGCAAACCATCAAGAAGTATCGCCAGCTGACCGCCCACCTGCAG GATGTGAACCGGGAACTGACAAACCAGCAGGAAGCATCTGTGGAGAGGCAGCAGCAGCCACCCCCAGAGACTTTTGACTTCAAAATCAAGTTTGCTGAGACTAAGGCCCATGCCAAG GCAATTGAGATGGAGTTGAGGCAGATGGAGGTGGCACAGGCCAACCGGCACATGTCCCTGCTGACAGCCTTCATGCCTGACAGCTTCCTTCGGCCAGGTGGGGACCATGACTGCGTCCTGGTGCTGCTGCTCATGCCTCGTCTCATTTGCAAG GCAGAGCTAATCCGGAAGCAGGCCCAGGAGAAATTTGAACTAAGTGAGAACTGTTCAGAGCGTCCAGGACTTCGAGGAGCTGTGGGGGAGCAGCTCAGCTTTGCTGCTGGGCTGGTGTATTCGCTGAGTTTGCTGCAGGCCACACTCCACCGTTATGAGCA TGCCCTCTCTCAGTGCAGTGTGGACATGTATAAGAAGGTGGGCAGCCTCTACCCTGAGATGAGTGCCCACGAACGCTCCTTGGATTTTCTCATTGAGCTGCTGCACAAGGACCAGCTGGACGAGACTGTCAACGTAGAGCCTCTCACCAAAGCCATCAAGTACTACCAG CATCTGTACAGCATCCACCTCTCTGAACAACCAGAGGACAGTACCATACAGCTGGCTGACCACATTAAG TTCACCCAGAGTGCCCTGGACTGCATGAGTGTGGAGGTGGGACGGCTGCGGGCCTTCTTGCAG GGTGGGCAGGAGGCTTCAGATATTGCACTCCTGCTCCGGGACCTGGAAACTTCGTGCAGCGATATCCGCCAGTTCTGCAAGAAGATCCGGAGGCGAATGCCAGGGACAGATGCTCCTGGGATCCCAGCTGCACTGGCCTTTGGATCACAG GTATCCGACACACTCCTAGACTGCAGGAAACACCTGACGTGGGTGGTGGCTGTGCTGCAGGAggtggctgctgctgccgcccagCTCATTGCCCCGCTGGCAGAGAATGAAGGCCTGCCTGTGGCTGCCCTGGAGGAGCTGGCTTTCAAAGCAGGCGAGCAG ATCTACGGAGCCCCCTCCGGCAGCCCCTATGAGTGTCTGCGCCAGTCATGCAGCATCTTGATCAGTACCATGAACAAGTTGGCCACCGCCATGCAGGAGGGAGAGTACGATGCAGAGCGGCCCCCTAGCAAG CCTCCCCCAGTTGAGCTGCGGGCTGCAGCCCTTCGTGCAGAGATCACAGATGCTGAAGGCCTGGGCTTGAAGCTTGAAGATCGAGAGACAGTTATTAAGGAGTTGAAGAAGTCACTCAAGATCAAG GGGGAAGAGCTCAGTGAGGCCAATGTGCGGCTGAGCCTCCTGGAGAAGAAGCTGGACAGTGCAGCCAAGGATGCAGATGAGCGCATCGAGAAAGTCCAGACTCGGCTGGAGGAGACCCAGGCGCTGCTGCGGAAGAAGGAGAA AGAGTTCGAGGAGACGATGGATGCACTTCAGGCTGACATCGACCAGCTGGAGGCAGAGAAAGCAGAGTTAAAGCAGCGATTGAACAGCCAGTCCAAGCGCACAATCGAGGGGCTCCGGGGTCCCCCTCCCTCGG GAGGTGCCTCTGGGCAGGCTCCGGGAtctgtgccaggcccagggctggtGAAGGACTCACCACTGCTGCTTCAGCAGATCTCTGCCATGAGGCTGCACATCTCCCAGCTCCAGCATGAGAACAGCATCCTCAAG GGAGCGCAGATGAAGGCATCCTTAGCAGCCCTGCCCCCTTTGCACGTGGCAAAGCTCTCTCTCCTACCCCGTGAGGGCCCTGGCAGTGATCTAGCTGCTGGAGTGCTGTATCGTAAGACTAACCAGCTGCTGGAGACATTGAATCAGTTGAGCGCACACACCCATGTCGTGGACATCACCCGCACCAGCCCTG CTGCCAAGAGCCCATCGGCCCAGCTCCTGGAGCAAGTGGCTCAGCTCAAGTCCCTAAGCGACACCATCGAGAAGCTCAAG GATGAGGTCCTTAAGGAGACTGTATCTCAGCGCCCTGGAGCCACGGTCCCCACTGACTTTGCTACCTTCCCTTCATCAGCTTTCCTCAGG GCCAAGGAAGAGCAGCAGGACGACACTGTATACATGGGCAAAGTGACCTTCTCGTGTGCTGCTGGCCTTGGACAGCGACACCGGCTGGTGCTCACCCAGGAGCAGCTGCACCAGCTTCATGGTCGCCTCATCTCCTAA
- the DCTN1 gene encoding dynactin subunit 1 isoform X3, whose translation MSAEASARPLRVGSRVEVIGKGYRGTVAYVGATLFATGKWVGVILDEAKGKNDGTVQGRKYFTCDEGHGIFVRQSQIQVFEDGADTTSPETPDSSASKVLRREGTDSNAKTSKLTTTRRPKPTRPASTGVAGASSSLGPSGSASAGELSSSEPSTPAQTPLAAPIIPTPALTSPGAAPPLPSPSKEEEGLRAQVRDLEEKLETLRLKRAEDKAKLKELEKHKIQLEQVQEWKSKMQEQQADLQRRLKEARKEAKEALEAKERYMEEMADTADAIEMATLDKEMAEERAESLQQEVEALKERVDELTTDLEILKAEIEEKGSDGAASSYQLKQLEEQNARLKDALVRMRDLSSSEKQEHVKLQKLMEKKNQELEVVRQQRERLQEELSQAESTIDELKEQVDAALGAEEMVEMLTDRNLNLEEKVRELRETVGDLEAMNEMNDELQENARETELELREQLDMAGARVREAQKRVEAAQETVADYQQTIKKYRQLTAHLQDVNRELTNQQEASVERQQQPPPETFDFKIKFAETKAHAKAIEMELRQMEVAQANRHMSLLTAFMPDSFLRPGGDHDCVLVLLLMPRLICKAELIRKQAQEKFELSENCSERPGLRGAVGEQLSFAAGLVYSLSLLQATLHRYEHALSQCSVDMYKKVGSLYPEMSAHERSLDFLIELLHKDQLDETVNVEPLTKAIKYYQHLYSIHLSEQPEDSTIQLADHIKFTQSALDCMSVEVGRLRAFLQGGQEASDIALLLRDLETSCSDIRQFCKKIRRRMPGTDAPGIPAALAFGSQVSDTLLDCRKHLTWVVAVLQEVAAAAAQLIAPLAENEGLPVAALEELAFKAGEQIYGAPSGSPYECLRQSCSILISTMNKLATAMQEGEYDAERPPSKPPPVELRAAALRAEITDAEGLGLKLEDRETVIKELKKSLKIKGEELSEANVRLSLLEKKLDSAAKDADERIEKVQTRLEETQALLRKKEKEFEETMDALQADIDQLEAEKAELKQRLNSQSKRTIEGLRGPPPSGIATLVSGIAGEEQQRGGASGQAPGSVPGPGLVKDSPLLLQQISAMRLHISQLQHENSILKGAQMKASLAALPPLHVAKLSLLPREGPGSDLAAGVLYRKTNQLLETLNQLSAHTHVVDITRTSPAAKSPSAQLLEQVAQLKSLSDTIEKLKDEVLKETVSQRPGATVPTDFATFPSSAFLRAKEEQQDDTVYMGKVTFSCAAGLGQRHRLVLTQEQLHQLHGRLIS comes from the exons ACTACAACCCGGCGGCCCAAG CCCACCCGCCCAGCCAGCACTGGGGTAGCTGGGGCCAGTAGTTCCCTGGGCCCCTCTGGCTCAGCATCAGCAGGTGAGCTGAGCAGCAGTGAGCCCAGCACCCCAGCTCAGACTCCGCTGGCGGCACCCATCATCCCCACGCCAGCCCTCACCTCTCCTGGAGCAGCCCCACCGCTTCCTTCCCCGTCTAAG gaggaggaggggctgagggCCCAAGTGCGGGACCTGGAGGAGAAACTGGAGACCCTGCGACTGAAACGTGCAGAAGACAAGGCAAAGCTAAAAGAGCTGGAGAAACACAAGATTCAGCTGGAGCAGGTGCAAGAATGGAAAAGCAAAATGCAGGAGCAGCAGGCAGACCTGCAGCGGCGCCTCAAGGAGGCTCGGAAG GAAGCCAAGGAGGCCCTAGAGGCAAAGGAACGCTACATGGAGGAGATGGCTGACACTGCTGATGCCATCGAGATGGCCACTCTGGATAAGGAGATGGCCGAAGAGCGGGCTGAGTCCCTACAGCAAGAGGTGGAGGCGCTGAAGGAGCGTGTGGACGAGCTCACCACTGACTTGGAGATCCTCAAGGCTGAGATTGAAGAGAAGG GCTCAGATGGCGCTGCGTCCAGTTATCAGCTCAAGCAGCTTGAGGAGCAGAACGCCCGCCTAAAGGATGCCCTAGTGAG AATGCGGGATCTTTCTTCCTCCGAGAAGCAGGAGCACGTGAAACTCCAGAAGCTCATGGAAAAGAAGAACCAAGAGCTGGAAGTTGTGAGGCAACAGCGGGAGCGTCTGCAGGAGGAGCTGAGCCAGGCAGAGAGCACCATTGATGAGCTCAAGGAGCAG GTGGATGCTGCCCTGGGTGCTGAGGAGATGGTGGAGATGCTGACAGACCGGAACCTGAATCTGGAAGAGAAAGTGCGGGAATTGAGAGAAACCGTGGGGGACTTG GAAGCAATGAATGAAATGAACGATGAGCTGCAGGAGAACGCACGTGAGACAGAACTGGAGCTGCGGGAGCAGCTGGATATGGCGGGTGCACGGGTGCGAGAGGCCCAGAAGCGTGTGGAGGCGGCCCAGGAGACAGTTGCAGACTATCAGCAAACCATCAAGAAGTATCGCCAGCTGACCGCCCACCTGCAG GATGTGAACCGGGAACTGACAAACCAGCAGGAAGCATCTGTGGAGAGGCAGCAGCAGCCACCCCCAGAGACTTTTGACTTCAAAATCAAGTTTGCTGAGACTAAGGCCCATGCCAAG GCAATTGAGATGGAGTTGAGGCAGATGGAGGTGGCACAGGCCAACCGGCACATGTCCCTGCTGACAGCCTTCATGCCTGACAGCTTCCTTCGGCCAGGTGGGGACCATGACTGCGTCCTGGTGCTGCTGCTCATGCCTCGTCTCATTTGCAAG GCAGAGCTAATCCGGAAGCAGGCCCAGGAGAAATTTGAACTAAGTGAGAACTGTTCAGAGCGTCCAGGACTTCGAGGAGCTGTGGGGGAGCAGCTCAGCTTTGCTGCTGGGCTGGTGTATTCGCTGAGTTTGCTGCAGGCCACACTCCACCGTTATGAGCA TGCCCTCTCTCAGTGCAGTGTGGACATGTATAAGAAGGTGGGCAGCCTCTACCCTGAGATGAGTGCCCACGAACGCTCCTTGGATTTTCTCATTGAGCTGCTGCACAAGGACCAGCTGGACGAGACTGTCAACGTAGAGCCTCTCACCAAAGCCATCAAGTACTACCAG CATCTGTACAGCATCCACCTCTCTGAACAACCAGAGGACAGTACCATACAGCTGGCTGACCACATTAAG TTCACCCAGAGTGCCCTGGACTGCATGAGTGTGGAGGTGGGACGGCTGCGGGCCTTCTTGCAG GGTGGGCAGGAGGCTTCAGATATTGCACTCCTGCTCCGGGACCTGGAAACTTCGTGCAGCGATATCCGCCAGTTCTGCAAGAAGATCCGGAGGCGAATGCCAGGGACAGATGCTCCTGGGATCCCAGCTGCACTGGCCTTTGGATCACAG GTATCCGACACACTCCTAGACTGCAGGAAACACCTGACGTGGGTGGTGGCTGTGCTGCAGGAggtggctgctgctgccgcccagCTCATTGCCCCGCTGGCAGAGAATGAAGGCCTGCCTGTGGCTGCCCTGGAGGAGCTGGCTTTCAAAGCAGGCGAGCAG ATCTACGGAGCCCCCTCCGGCAGCCCCTATGAGTGTCTGCGCCAGTCATGCAGCATCTTGATCAGTACCATGAACAAGTTGGCCACCGCCATGCAGGAGGGAGAGTACGATGCAGAGCGGCCCCCTAGCAAG CCTCCCCCAGTTGAGCTGCGGGCTGCAGCCCTTCGTGCAGAGATCACAGATGCTGAAGGCCTGGGCTTGAAGCTTGAAGATCGAGAGACAGTTATTAAGGAGTTGAAGAAGTCACTCAAGATCAAG GGGGAAGAGCTCAGTGAGGCCAATGTGCGGCTGAGCCTCCTGGAGAAGAAGCTGGACAGTGCAGCCAAGGATGCAGATGAGCGCATCGAGAAAGTCCAGACTCGGCTGGAGGAGACCCAGGCGCTGCTGCGGAAGAAGGAGAA AGAGTTCGAGGAGACGATGGATGCACTTCAGGCTGACATCGACCAGCTGGAGGCAGAGAAAGCAGAGTTAAAGCAGCGATTGAACAGCCAGTCCAAGCGCACAATCGAGGGGCTCCGGGGTCCCCCTCCCTCGGGTATTGCTACCCTGGTGTCTGGCATTGCTGGTG AAGAACAGCAGCGAG GAGGTGCCTCTGGGCAGGCTCCGGGAtctgtgccaggcccagggctggtGAAGGACTCACCACTGCTGCTTCAGCAGATCTCTGCCATGAGGCTGCACATCTCCCAGCTCCAGCATGAGAACAGCATCCTCAAG GGAGCGCAGATGAAGGCATCCTTAGCAGCCCTGCCCCCTTTGCACGTGGCAAAGCTCTCTCTCCTACCCCGTGAGGGCCCTGGCAGTGATCTAGCTGCTGGAGTGCTGTATCGTAAGACTAACCAGCTGCTGGAGACATTGAATCAGTTGAGCGCACACACCCATGTCGTGGACATCACCCGCACCAGCCCTG CTGCCAAGAGCCCATCGGCCCAGCTCCTGGAGCAAGTGGCTCAGCTCAAGTCCCTAAGCGACACCATCGAGAAGCTCAAG GATGAGGTCCTTAAGGAGACTGTATCTCAGCGCCCTGGAGCCACGGTCCCCACTGACTTTGCTACCTTCCCTTCATCAGCTTTCCTCAGG GCCAAGGAAGAGCAGCAGGACGACACTGTATACATGGGCAAAGTGACCTTCTCGTGTGCTGCTGGCCTTGGACAGCGACACCGGCTGGTGCTCACCCAGGAGCAGCTGCACCAGCTTCATGGTCGCCTCATCTCCTAA
- the DCTN1 gene encoding dynactin subunit 1 isoform X5, producing MSAEASARPLRVGSRVEVIGKGYRGTVAYVGATLFATGKWVGVILDEAKGKNDGTVQGRKYFTCDEGHGIFVRQSQIQVFEDGADTTSPETPDSSASKVLRREGTDSNAKTSKLPTRPASTGVAGASSSLGPSGSASAGELSSSEPSTPAQTPLAAPIIPTPALTSPGAAPPLPSPSKEEEGLRAQVRDLEEKLETLRLKRAEDKAKLKELEKHKIQLEQVQEWKSKMQEQQADLQRRLKEARKEAKEALEAKERYMEEMADTADAIEMATLDKEMAEERAESLQQEVEALKERVDELTTDLEILKAEIEEKGSDGAASSYQLKQLEEQNARLKDALVRMRDLSSSEKQEHVKLQKLMEKKNQELEVVRQQRERLQEELSQAESTIDELKEQVDAALGAEEMVEMLTDRNLNLEEKVRELRETVGDLEAMNEMNDELQENARETELELREQLDMAGARVREAQKRVEAAQETVADYQQTIKKYRQLTAHLQDVNRELTNQQEASVERQQQPPPETFDFKIKFAETKAHAKAIEMELRQMEVAQANRHMSLLTAFMPDSFLRPGGDHDCVLVLLLMPRLICKAELIRKQAQEKFELSENCSERPGLRGAVGEQLSFAAGLVYSLSLLQATLHRYEHALSQCSVDMYKKVGSLYPEMSAHERSLDFLIELLHKDQLDETVNVEPLTKAIKYYQHLYSIHLSEQPEDSTIQLADHIKFTQSALDCMSVEVGRLRAFLQGGQEASDIALLLRDLETSCSDIRQFCKKIRRRMPGTDAPGIPAALAFGSQVSDTLLDCRKHLTWVVAVLQEVAAAAAQLIAPLAENEGLPVAALEELAFKAGEQIYGAPSGSPYECLRQSCSILISTMNKLATAMQEGEYDAERPPSKPPPVELRAAALRAEITDAEGLGLKLEDRETVIKELKKSLKIKGEELSEANVRLSLLEKKLDSAAKDADERIEKVQTRLEETQALLRKKEKEFEETMDALQADIDQLEAEKAELKQRLNSQSKRTIEGLRGPPPSGIATLVSGIAGEEQQRGGASGQAPGSVPGPGLVKDSPLLLQQISAMRLHISQLQHENSILKGAQMKASLAALPPLHVAKLSLLPREGPGSDLAAGVLYRKTNQLLETLNQLSAHTHVVDITRTSPAAKSPSAQLLEQVAQLKSLSDTIEKLKDEVLKETVSQRPGATVPTDFATFPSSAFLRAKEEQQDDTVYMGKVTFSCAAGLGQRHRLVLTQEQLHQLHGRLIS from the exons CCCACCCGCCCAGCCAGCACTGGGGTAGCTGGGGCCAGTAGTTCCCTGGGCCCCTCTGGCTCAGCATCAGCAGGTGAGCTGAGCAGCAGTGAGCCCAGCACCCCAGCTCAGACTCCGCTGGCGGCACCCATCATCCCCACGCCAGCCCTCACCTCTCCTGGAGCAGCCCCACCGCTTCCTTCCCCGTCTAAG gaggaggaggggctgagggCCCAAGTGCGGGACCTGGAGGAGAAACTGGAGACCCTGCGACTGAAACGTGCAGAAGACAAGGCAAAGCTAAAAGAGCTGGAGAAACACAAGATTCAGCTGGAGCAGGTGCAAGAATGGAAAAGCAAAATGCAGGAGCAGCAGGCAGACCTGCAGCGGCGCCTCAAGGAGGCTCGGAAG GAAGCCAAGGAGGCCCTAGAGGCAAAGGAACGCTACATGGAGGAGATGGCTGACACTGCTGATGCCATCGAGATGGCCACTCTGGATAAGGAGATGGCCGAAGAGCGGGCTGAGTCCCTACAGCAAGAGGTGGAGGCGCTGAAGGAGCGTGTGGACGAGCTCACCACTGACTTGGAGATCCTCAAGGCTGAGATTGAAGAGAAGG GCTCAGATGGCGCTGCGTCCAGTTATCAGCTCAAGCAGCTTGAGGAGCAGAACGCCCGCCTAAAGGATGCCCTAGTGAG AATGCGGGATCTTTCTTCCTCCGAGAAGCAGGAGCACGTGAAACTCCAGAAGCTCATGGAAAAGAAGAACCAAGAGCTGGAAGTTGTGAGGCAACAGCGGGAGCGTCTGCAGGAGGAGCTGAGCCAGGCAGAGAGCACCATTGATGAGCTCAAGGAGCAG GTGGATGCTGCCCTGGGTGCTGAGGAGATGGTGGAGATGCTGACAGACCGGAACCTGAATCTGGAAGAGAAAGTGCGGGAATTGAGAGAAACCGTGGGGGACTTG GAAGCAATGAATGAAATGAACGATGAGCTGCAGGAGAACGCACGTGAGACAGAACTGGAGCTGCGGGAGCAGCTGGATATGGCGGGTGCACGGGTGCGAGAGGCCCAGAAGCGTGTGGAGGCGGCCCAGGAGACAGTTGCAGACTATCAGCAAACCATCAAGAAGTATCGCCAGCTGACCGCCCACCTGCAG GATGTGAACCGGGAACTGACAAACCAGCAGGAAGCATCTGTGGAGAGGCAGCAGCAGCCACCCCCAGAGACTTTTGACTTCAAAATCAAGTTTGCTGAGACTAAGGCCCATGCCAAG GCAATTGAGATGGAGTTGAGGCAGATGGAGGTGGCACAGGCCAACCGGCACATGTCCCTGCTGACAGCCTTCATGCCTGACAGCTTCCTTCGGCCAGGTGGGGACCATGACTGCGTCCTGGTGCTGCTGCTCATGCCTCGTCTCATTTGCAAG GCAGAGCTAATCCGGAAGCAGGCCCAGGAGAAATTTGAACTAAGTGAGAACTGTTCAGAGCGTCCAGGACTTCGAGGAGCTGTGGGGGAGCAGCTCAGCTTTGCTGCTGGGCTGGTGTATTCGCTGAGTTTGCTGCAGGCCACACTCCACCGTTATGAGCA TGCCCTCTCTCAGTGCAGTGTGGACATGTATAAGAAGGTGGGCAGCCTCTACCCTGAGATGAGTGCCCACGAACGCTCCTTGGATTTTCTCATTGAGCTGCTGCACAAGGACCAGCTGGACGAGACTGTCAACGTAGAGCCTCTCACCAAAGCCATCAAGTACTACCAG CATCTGTACAGCATCCACCTCTCTGAACAACCAGAGGACAGTACCATACAGCTGGCTGACCACATTAAG TTCACCCAGAGTGCCCTGGACTGCATGAGTGTGGAGGTGGGACGGCTGCGGGCCTTCTTGCAG GGTGGGCAGGAGGCTTCAGATATTGCACTCCTGCTCCGGGACCTGGAAACTTCGTGCAGCGATATCCGCCAGTTCTGCAAGAAGATCCGGAGGCGAATGCCAGGGACAGATGCTCCTGGGATCCCAGCTGCACTGGCCTTTGGATCACAG GTATCCGACACACTCCTAGACTGCAGGAAACACCTGACGTGGGTGGTGGCTGTGCTGCAGGAggtggctgctgctgccgcccagCTCATTGCCCCGCTGGCAGAGAATGAAGGCCTGCCTGTGGCTGCCCTGGAGGAGCTGGCTTTCAAAGCAGGCGAGCAG ATCTACGGAGCCCCCTCCGGCAGCCCCTATGAGTGTCTGCGCCAGTCATGCAGCATCTTGATCAGTACCATGAACAAGTTGGCCACCGCCATGCAGGAGGGAGAGTACGATGCAGAGCGGCCCCCTAGCAAG CCTCCCCCAGTTGAGCTGCGGGCTGCAGCCCTTCGTGCAGAGATCACAGATGCTGAAGGCCTGGGCTTGAAGCTTGAAGATCGAGAGACAGTTATTAAGGAGTTGAAGAAGTCACTCAAGATCAAG GGGGAAGAGCTCAGTGAGGCCAATGTGCGGCTGAGCCTCCTGGAGAAGAAGCTGGACAGTGCAGCCAAGGATGCAGATGAGCGCATCGAGAAAGTCCAGACTCGGCTGGAGGAGACCCAGGCGCTGCTGCGGAAGAAGGAGAA AGAGTTCGAGGAGACGATGGATGCACTTCAGGCTGACATCGACCAGCTGGAGGCAGAGAAAGCAGAGTTAAAGCAGCGATTGAACAGCCAGTCCAAGCGCACAATCGAGGGGCTCCGGGGTCCCCCTCCCTCGGGTATTGCTACCCTGGTGTCTGGCATTGCTGGTG AAGAACAGCAGCGAG GAGGTGCCTCTGGGCAGGCTCCGGGAtctgtgccaggcccagggctggtGAAGGACTCACCACTGCTGCTTCAGCAGATCTCTGCCATGAGGCTGCACATCTCCCAGCTCCAGCATGAGAACAGCATCCTCAAG GGAGCGCAGATGAAGGCATCCTTAGCAGCCCTGCCCCCTTTGCACGTGGCAAAGCTCTCTCTCCTACCCCGTGAGGGCCCTGGCAGTGATCTAGCTGCTGGAGTGCTGTATCGTAAGACTAACCAGCTGCTGGAGACATTGAATCAGTTGAGCGCACACACCCATGTCGTGGACATCACCCGCACCAGCCCTG CTGCCAAGAGCCCATCGGCCCAGCTCCTGGAGCAAGTGGCTCAGCTCAAGTCCCTAAGCGACACCATCGAGAAGCTCAAG GATGAGGTCCTTAAGGAGACTGTATCTCAGCGCCCTGGAGCCACGGTCCCCACTGACTTTGCTACCTTCCCTTCATCAGCTTTCCTCAGG GCCAAGGAAGAGCAGCAGGACGACACTGTATACATGGGCAAAGTGACCTTCTCGTGTGCTGCTGGCCTTGGACAGCGACACCGGCTGGTGCTCACCCAGGAGCAGCTGCACCAGCTTCATGGTCGCCTCATCTCCTAA